CTGTAAACCTGCTTACTCGAGGGGGACCACTTAAAATTTCTTACCATCTCACAGATTATGCTGCCGAATCCGTTTACTTGGAAGGCAACTCAAAGCTGGTAGCAGAAGGACATTTATTGCCCGATGCATGGACATGAGAACGCGTGGTAAGGGAGAATGTATAACCGGGGCAACCGCGTTTTCCCCACATGCATGGTCCATCTATCGCCAATGAAGTGAGCTTTTTTGTATGACGAATAAGACACAAGGTGACATGTTTAATGGTCTAAAATGGGTGGTAGATCAACGAAAGGAGTAACCACTCATGAAACGAAGAATCATAGTAGATTTAGCTGTTACTTTAGATGGGTTTATTGAAGGGAAAAATGGAGAAGTTGATTGGTGCATAATGGACTTTGAGATGGGGTTTGTGGATTTCTTACATGAAATAGACACGATTCTATACGGAAGAAAAAGTTATGATTTATGGGGGCAATTTACGCCGGAAAATGAACATACAGATACTGAAAAAGAGATTTGGTCATTGGTTCATAGTAAAGAAAAATATGTGTTTTCCAAGACACAAAAAGGGACGGATAATAAAGCAATATTCATCAATGATAATATTCTTGAAGAAGTAAACCTACTAAAGAATAAGCCTGGGAAAGATATCTGGCTATATGGTGGAGCTAGTCTTATGACAACTTTTATCAATTTAGAACTTGTAGATGAATTTCGTTTATCTGTTCACCCTGTTATTTTAGGTGAAGGAAAACCGTTGTTTATGGATATAAAACAGAGGTTGAATCTAACGTTGGTGAAAACACGAACGTTCTCCTCTGGCGTTGTGCAACTCATTTATCATTGGAATGGGAAGTAATACTGGATAGAAATTTCAATCAAACCAGCGGTGAGTCTAAGACTATATTTTCAGGTCTTGGTTCGCCGTTGGTTTATTTTTCAGAGTTAGTGCCAAAACGAATTTCGATGAGGCTGGGAGCATTTAGTTAACTGTCTAGAAACGTAATGGAAGGGCATTTGAAAGCATCAGGCTATTGATTGAAGAATCGATGGGGATCGTGGTAGAATTTGTCACGAGATTGCTTCATTCTAAAATAGGTTTGACTAATTGTACTGGAGCTGAGATAAGACCATGAAAACGGAGATCATGAATAGATTCATCTCTTACGCACAAGTTGATACACAATCCGATGAGAACAGCGAAACGTGCCCCTCAACACCAGGGCAGCTCGTGCTGGCCCAAATGCTTGTTGACGAACTACAAGCCATAGGTATGCAGGAAGTTACGATGGATTCGAACGGTTATGTAATGGCAACCCTACCGTCCAATACAGATAAAAAAATACCCACAATCGGTTTTCTTGCTCATATGGATACGGCCACCGATTTTACCGGCGCTGACGTGAAGCCGCAAGTCATTGAAAATTACAACGGCCAAGACATTGTCTTGAATGAAGCACTGAATATTGTCCTTTCGCCGCGCGAGTTTCCAGAGCTGGCTGGTTACAAAGGCCACACCTTAATCACGACAGACGGCACCACATTGCTTGGCGCTGATGATAAAGCCGGTATTGCCGAAATCATGACCGCCATGGCTTATCTGATTCGCCATCCAGAACTGAAACACGGGAAAGTAAGAGTGGCCTTTACCCCGGATGAAGAAATCGGAAGAGGCCCAG
This genomic stretch from Brevibacillus brevis harbors:
- a CDS encoding dihydrofolate reductase family protein; translation: MKRRIIVDLAVTLDGFIEGKNGEVDWCIMDFEMGFVDFLHEIDTILYGRKSYDLWGQFTPENEHTDTEKEIWSLVHSKEKYVFSKTQKGTDNKAIFINDNILEEVNLLKNKPGKDIWLYGGASLMTTFINLELVDEFRLSVHPVILGEGKPLFMDIKQRLNLTLVKTRTFSSGVVQLIYHWNGK